A stretch of the Photobacterium sp. CCB-ST2H9 genome encodes the following:
- the cobO gene encoding cob(I)yrinic acid a,c-diamide adenosyltransferase encodes MADEQNKQDRYKARQQKVKDEVDARVAAAQTEKGILLVITGNGKGKSTSGFGTIARAVGHDQKCGVGQFIKGTWDNGERNLLEKLGVTFAVMGTGFTWDTQDKTADTLAAEKTWAECKKMLTDDSYDVVLLDELTYMLTYGYLDIEDVLETIARRPPEQSVVVTGRGAHRRLTDMADTVSEVRNVKHAFESGIKARKGVDW; translated from the coding sequence ATGGCAGACGAACAGAACAAGCAGGATCGCTACAAAGCCAGACAACAGAAAGTAAAAGATGAAGTGGATGCCCGTGTCGCCGCCGCCCAGACAGAAAAAGGCATCCTGCTGGTGATTACCGGAAACGGTAAGGGGAAATCGACATCCGGATTCGGCACTATTGCCCGTGCAGTCGGGCATGACCAGAAATGTGGTGTAGGCCAGTTCATCAAAGGCACCTGGGATAATGGCGAGCGGAATCTGCTGGAAAAACTCGGGGTCACATTTGCAGTCATGGGTACCGGCTTCACCTGGGACACTCAGGACAAAACTGCTGATACGCTGGCCGCAGAAAAAACCTGGGCTGAATGTAAAAAGATGCTCACCGATGACAGCTATGATGTGGTGCTGCTGGATGAACTCACCTATATGCTGACCTATGGATATCTGGATATTGAAGACGTCCTGGAGACGATTGCACGCCGACCGCCAGAACAATCGGTCGTCGTCACCGGTCGCGGGGCCCACCGCCGTTTGACGGATATGGCGGACACCGTGTCTGAAGTGCGGAATGTCAAACACGCCTTTGAGAGCGGTATCAAAGCCCGCAAAGGCGTGGACTGGTAA
- a CDS encoding glycine zipper 2TM domain-containing protein codes for MAVLILSGCASNPYGNSYGRSQAQHIQQVKYGTIVQIDPVTIQGEQNVAGTIAGAAIGGLIGSTVGGGKGSDIAAIGGGLLGGYAGNKASQSMSESNGVNLTIKLDSGDTIAIVQAADPNMVFRVGQKVRVNISGSTARVVPN; via the coding sequence ATGGCCGTGCTGATACTGAGCGGGTGTGCCAGCAATCCCTACGGGAACAGCTATGGCCGATCTCAGGCTCAGCATATTCAGCAAGTGAAATACGGCACCATTGTCCAGATTGACCCTGTGACGATTCAGGGCGAGCAAAATGTCGCCGGTACGATTGCAGGGGCAGCCATTGGTGGTCTGATTGGTTCGACGGTCGGGGGCGGTAAAGGTTCTGATATCGCCGCAATTGGTGGTGGTCTGCTGGGTGGTTACGCCGGTAACAAAGCCTCACAAAGTATGTCTGAAAGCAACGGGGTAAACCTGACCATCAAACTCGATTCCGGCGACACCATTGCCATCGTTCAGGCTGCCGATCCCAATATGGTTTTCCGTGTCGGTCAGAAAGTCCGGGTGAATATCTCAGGCAGTACCGCAAGAGTGGTACCGAACTAA
- a CDS encoding arylsulfatase: MKPKQLLLSLACSLCVFMAHASEESPAPAVDDMGIPVNAGFQGTMELDVRDSKADWTPFTPKKAKEGSPNILFVLYDDTGLGAWSPYGGRINMPTLDRIAQNGLTYTQWHTTALCSPTRSTLLTGRNHHLNGMAAITEAANGFPGASGRFPDQVTTIAEVLRNNGYSTFWIGKNHNVPEQDVAPGATRKEWPTQQGFDRFYGFLGGETNNWYPDLVEDNRFIDAPYSPEDGYHLSKDLADQAIKMLRNQNATNPSKPWYMWFNPGANHAPHHVAKEWSDKYKGKFDDGYDAYREWVTQKMIEKGILPEGTVNTPMNPMPKDQANPADHVRPWNTLSDDEKKLFARMAEVYAGFSEYTDAQVGRIIDYLEETKQLENTIIIYAADNGASGEGTENGSVNENKFFNNYPDDIKENLKYLDSLGSPDTYNHYPTGWAAAFSAPFKMFKRYSQFAGGTADPLIISWPKGIKARGEIRHQYHHSVDIVPTILEITGNEMPKVNHGVEQYPLSGVSMVYTFDAKPDDPTQKKVQYYSMLGTRGIWKDGWKASAIHSPLTGHGQFDKDEWELYHVAVDRSESKNLAKENPEKLKELVDTWFEEAKKNNVLPLDDRSAAEVLGIERPSEEAPRDTYVYYPDTAPVPEGVAVNIRGRSYKILANVEIKDENASGVIFAHGSRFGGHSLFLKDKKLYYVYNFLGIQPEQVFESSEELKPGKYTLGMAFEKTGTGENGEILGKTQLYINDKEVASGEMKTQPAKFTLSGDGLCVGYDSGDAVSALYKSPGDFKGGVIQAVGVSVSGQPYKNLELEAKRMLMQH, translated from the coding sequence ATGAAACCAAAACAGCTTTTACTGAGCCTGGCCTGCTCACTTTGTGTGTTCATGGCACATGCTTCCGAAGAAAGCCCGGCCCCGGCTGTCGATGACATGGGGATCCCTGTCAATGCAGGGTTTCAGGGAACAATGGAGCTTGACGTCAGAGATTCGAAAGCAGACTGGACACCTTTCACCCCGAAAAAGGCCAAAGAAGGTTCTCCCAATATTTTATTTGTCCTCTACGACGATACCGGCTTGGGTGCCTGGTCACCTTATGGTGGCAGAATCAATATGCCGACGCTTGACCGAATCGCGCAAAACGGCCTCACTTATACCCAATGGCATACAACGGCCCTGTGCTCACCAACCCGTTCTACCCTTCTAACCGGTCGAAATCACCACTTAAACGGGATGGCAGCCATTACGGAAGCCGCAAATGGATTTCCCGGTGCCAGTGGCCGCTTCCCGGATCAGGTCACAACCATTGCCGAAGTCTTAAGAAACAATGGATACAGTACCTTTTGGATCGGTAAGAACCATAATGTTCCGGAGCAGGATGTTGCACCGGGCGCCACCCGCAAAGAGTGGCCGACTCAACAGGGATTCGATCGCTTTTACGGATTTCTGGGCGGCGAGACCAATAACTGGTATCCGGATTTAGTTGAAGATAACCGCTTTATTGATGCACCTTACAGTCCGGAAGATGGCTACCATCTGTCAAAAGATCTGGCTGATCAGGCAATAAAAATGCTGCGAAACCAGAATGCAACCAACCCATCCAAACCCTGGTATATGTGGTTTAACCCGGGCGCCAACCATGCACCGCATCATGTCGCGAAAGAATGGTCAGACAAATACAAAGGTAAATTTGACGATGGCTATGATGCATACAGGGAATGGGTGACCCAAAAAATGATCGAAAAAGGCATCTTGCCTGAAGGCACCGTCAACACGCCCATGAACCCCATGCCCAAAGATCAGGCAAACCCAGCTGATCATGTCCGCCCCTGGAATACCTTGAGTGATGATGAGAAAAAACTCTTCGCCAGAATGGCTGAGGTCTATGCCGGTTTTTCAGAATACACCGATGCTCAGGTGGGCCGTATCATTGACTACCTTGAAGAGACGAAACAGCTGGAAAATACCATCATCATTTATGCTGCCGACAATGGTGCTTCTGGCGAAGGGACTGAAAACGGCTCAGTGAATGAAAACAAATTCTTTAATAACTACCCCGATGACATCAAAGAAAACCTGAAGTATCTGGACAGCCTCGGCTCACCGGATACCTACAACCACTATCCGACCGGCTGGGCTGCAGCGTTTTCAGCACCATTTAAAATGTTCAAACGCTACTCACAATTTGCGGGCGGGACCGCTGACCCCCTCATCATTTCGTGGCCCAAAGGCATCAAGGCGAGAGGGGAAATACGGCATCAGTACCACCATTCGGTCGATATCGTCCCGACCATTCTGGAAATTACCGGGAATGAAATGCCCAAAGTGAATCATGGCGTTGAGCAGTATCCGCTCTCAGGCGTTTCAATGGTTTACACCTTTGATGCGAAGCCGGATGATCCAACCCAGAAAAAAGTTCAATACTATTCAATGCTCGGTACACGCGGTATCTGGAAGGATGGCTGGAAAGCTTCTGCGATCCATTCGCCACTGACGGGTCACGGTCAATTTGATAAAGACGAATGGGAGCTTTATCACGTGGCAGTAGATCGCTCTGAATCTAAAAACTTAGCCAAAGAAAATCCGGAGAAATTGAAAGAACTGGTCGACACCTGGTTTGAAGAAGCCAAGAAAAACAATGTGCTTCCCTTAGATGACCGCAGTGCTGCTGAAGTTCTCGGCATTGAACGGCCATCTGAAGAAGCCCCCAGAGACACTTACGTGTACTACCCCGATACAGCACCGGTCCCGGAAGGGGTCGCCGTGAACATTCGGGGCCGTTCTTATAAAATTCTTGCCAATGTGGAAATCAAAGATGAAAACGCCTCAGGGGTCATCTTTGCCCATGGTTCCCGTTTCGGAGGCCATTCATTGTTCCTGAAAGATAAAAAACTGTATTACGTCTATAACTTCCTGGGCATTCAGCCTGAGCAGGTCTTTGAATCGTCAGAAGAACTGAAACCCGGTAAGTACACGCTGGGCATGGCGTTTGAAAAAACAGGCACAGGTGAGAATGGTGAGATTCTGGGTAAAACCCAGCTCTACATCAATGACAAAGAAGTAGCTTCTGGTGAAATGAAAACGCAACCCGCGAAATTTACCCTGTCGGGCGACGGCCTATGTGTCGGCTATGACAGCGGCGATGCGGTCAGCGCCCTCTATAAATCACCGGGTGATTTCAAAGGCGGTGTCATACAGGCCGTTGGCGTGTCTGTTTCTGGGCAGCCGTATAAAAACCTGGAATTGGAAGCCAAACGGATGTTAATGCAACACTAA
- a CDS encoding SulP family inorganic anion transporter encodes MFEFPKFTHQSVKNDMLSGLTVALALVPEAVAFAFVAGVDPMVGLYAAFIVGLVTATLGGRPGMISGATGAMAVVMVSLVAEHGIQYLFAAILLAGLLQILAGILKLGKFIRIVPHPVMIGFVNGLAIVIFLAQLGQFKVPDASGMLEWMQGTQLYIMGGLVLLTMMIIHFLPKLTTAVPSSLVAILVVTGLVHGLDLETRTVIDFVRSMSGNAEATLAGSLPTFSVPTVPLTLETLYIILPYAVVLAAVGLIESLLTLTVLDEMTGTRGQSNRECVGQGLANVTCSVFGAMGGCAMIGQSMININSGGRGRLSGITAAIGLLLFILFGSDLIEMIPLAALVGVMFMVVIGTFEWASFKMARKVPKHDFFTIILVTCVTVAADLAIAVFVGVIYSALVFAWEHAKHINAESKTDKSGSKVYHLNGPLFFGSVSHFLELFDAAKDPKDVIIDFADSRVADHSAIEAIDTIAERYAKEGKTLHLRHLSPECRSLLRKAGDLVEVNVMEDPTYKVATDTLG; translated from the coding sequence ATGTTTGAATTTCCCAAGTTTACACACCAGTCTGTCAAAAATGACATGCTCTCGGGGCTGACAGTCGCCCTGGCACTGGTGCCGGAAGCTGTAGCTTTCGCCTTTGTTGCCGGTGTCGACCCGATGGTCGGCCTTTATGCCGCTTTCATCGTGGGCCTGGTAACAGCAACCTTAGGTGGCCGTCCGGGGATGATCTCCGGCGCAACCGGCGCCATGGCCGTCGTCATGGTCAGTCTGGTGGCCGAACACGGTATCCAGTACCTTTTTGCCGCCATTCTGCTGGCTGGTTTACTGCAAATTCTTGCCGGGATACTCAAGCTCGGTAAATTTATCCGCATCGTCCCACACCCGGTCATGATTGGCTTCGTGAACGGTCTGGCAATTGTGATTTTCCTGGCACAGCTGGGACAATTTAAAGTTCCGGATGCATCCGGCATGCTGGAGTGGATGCAAGGCACACAACTTTACATCATGGGTGGGCTGGTCCTGCTGACCATGATGATTATTCATTTTCTGCCAAAGCTGACGACAGCCGTTCCATCCTCTCTGGTTGCGATTCTGGTGGTCACCGGTCTGGTCCATGGTCTGGATCTGGAAACCCGTACCGTGATCGACTTTGTCCGCAGTATGAGCGGTAATGCCGAAGCCACACTGGCAGGTTCCCTGCCAACCTTCTCGGTGCCAACTGTCCCGCTGACACTGGAAACTCTGTATATCATTCTGCCTTATGCTGTGGTTCTGGCAGCTGTAGGTCTGATTGAATCACTGCTGACCCTGACGGTCCTGGATGAAATGACAGGGACCCGTGGTCAGAGCAACCGTGAATGTGTCGGTCAGGGCCTGGCCAACGTCACCTGTTCCGTCTTCGGGGCGATGGGTGGCTGTGCGATGATTGGTCAGTCAATGATCAACATTAACTCTGGTGGCCGTGGTCGTCTGTCGGGAATCACGGCTGCCATTGGTCTGCTGCTGTTCATCCTGTTCGGATCCGACCTGATCGAAATGATCCCGCTGGCTGCGCTGGTTGGTGTGATGTTTATGGTCGTGATTGGTACCTTCGAATGGGCCAGCTTCAAGATGGCGCGCAAAGTACCGAAACACGACTTCTTCACCATTATTCTGGTGACCTGTGTAACGGTTGCGGCTGATCTGGCCATTGCTGTCTTTGTGGGTGTCATCTACTCTGCACTGGTATTCGCGTGGGAACATGCCAAGCACATCAATGCAGAAAGCAAAACAGATAAAAGCGGCAGCAAGGTGTATCACCTGAACGGCCCGCTGTTCTTCGGTTCCGTCTCGCATTTCCTGGAACTGTTTGATGCCGCCAAAGATCCGAAAGATGTGATCATCGACTTCGCCGATTCCCGGGTTGCAGACCATTCTGCCATTGAAGCGATCGATACCATTGCAGAGCGTTATGCCAAAGAAGGCAAAACCCTGCACCTGCGCCACCTGAGTCCGGAATGCCGCAGCCTGCTGCGCAAGGCGGGTGATCTGGTGGAAGTCAATGTGATGGAAGACCCGACCTATAAAGTCGCTACAGATACGCTGGGTTAA
- a CDS encoding AsmA family protein, protein MKKILYLLLAIVVVVVVGIGVLVTLIDPNQFKPLIAEQVKKATGRDLVMEGDISWRFFPSIGFDIGRTEFRNPEGFAEPNLVQFNEAGVSVYVLPLFSHQLEVGKVTLKDARVFIQTRKDSVSNLDGLTGESGSTAQPAPESSQTEPQPQPAGDGEPVVEGETATGEKWVIRLAGIALENASVSIRDDKAGTMTALDSLNLNLSQFAPGEWADLSFDLAGQNGAMRFTAQGKTGLQIAETLDDASLRNTELSASMTEAGTKLENVTVKLDKFTLGDWGEVSLAAKGQVPDLAFDASGKMRLMVNQDKNKVSVQGLDLNSSLEGATLPRPSMTVGIAGDAEYDLKASLAKLSQFILKADELALKGDASFKQAAIPVIRFDLNSDEINVDNWIGSPEEASAESGQAESGQKQSASAEQPASPAAPATASDQEPDLSALKQFDVAGTVKVGRFVAANAKLSHVDLSVAIKNGVLDLNQFAAELYDGTIAAKARLDATGKLPVYQVTKTIKGVQVQPLLKDVADNDILAGTGNIEVEVKGKGLAESRLKKNLDGTVAINFADGAVNGINIPKMIRDAKAKLKGKSDSAGDEAKKTDFSAMTATFVLKDGKASTNNMYLASPLLRVDGRGNTDLIEQTLDFQIDTSLVATSKGQGGKSVDEVADITVPLDITGTWLAPDYKVNFKELVKRNSELDKRAKELEAKAKKEADRLEEKANKEVQRGLDKLLGDKSKDDKVQKAADKLLKGLFN, encoded by the coding sequence ATGAAGAAAATTCTCTATTTGCTACTGGCGATTGTCGTGGTGGTCGTCGTGGGTATCGGCGTTTTAGTAACGCTGATCGATCCGAATCAGTTCAAACCCCTGATTGCAGAACAGGTGAAGAAAGCCACGGGTCGGGATCTGGTGATGGAAGGTGACATCAGCTGGCGTTTCTTCCCGAGTATTGGTTTTGATATTGGCCGCACGGAATTCCGGAACCCGGAAGGGTTCGCCGAGCCAAATCTGGTGCAGTTTAATGAAGCCGGTGTGTCCGTCTATGTATTGCCATTGTTCTCACATCAGCTGGAAGTGGGCAAGGTCACTTTAAAAGATGCCCGTGTCTTTATTCAGACACGCAAAGACAGTGTCAGTAACCTGGATGGTCTGACTGGCGAATCGGGTTCAACCGCCCAGCCGGCACCGGAAAGTAGTCAGACAGAACCGCAACCGCAGCCAGCCGGTGACGGTGAACCGGTGGTTGAAGGGGAAACCGCAACCGGCGAGAAGTGGGTGATTCGTCTGGCAGGTATTGCGCTGGAGAATGCCAGTGTCAGTATTCGTGATGACAAAGCCGGTACGATGACGGCACTGGATTCGCTGAACCTGAATCTGAGTCAGTTTGCGCCGGGTGAATGGGCTGATTTGAGTTTTGATCTGGCCGGACAAAATGGTGCGATGCGCTTTACCGCTCAGGGTAAAACGGGCTTACAAATTGCGGAAACCCTGGATGATGCGTCACTGCGCAATACGGAATTGTCTGCCAGTATGACGGAAGCCGGGACGAAGCTGGAAAACGTCACGGTGAAACTGGACAAATTCACGCTGGGTGACTGGGGTGAAGTGTCTCTGGCTGCCAAAGGGCAGGTACCGGATCTGGCTTTTGATGCCTCCGGTAAAATGCGTCTGATGGTGAATCAGGACAAGAACAAAGTTTCGGTTCAGGGGCTTGATCTGAATTCCTCGCTGGAAGGGGCAACGCTGCCGCGTCCGAGCATGACGGTCGGTATTGCCGGTGATGCTGAATATGATCTGAAAGCCAGTCTGGCGAAGCTGAGTCAGTTTATCCTGAAAGCAGACGAGCTGGCTCTGAAAGGGGATGCGTCTTTCAAACAGGCTGCGATCCCGGTGATCCGGTTTGATCTGAACAGCGACGAAATCAACGTGGATAACTGGATTGGCAGCCCGGAAGAAGCGTCTGCGGAATCAGGACAGGCGGAGTCCGGACAAAAGCAGTCGGCTTCGGCGGAGCAACCAGCTTCACCTGCAGCACCGGCAACTGCCAGTGATCAGGAGCCGGATCTCTCGGCACTGAAACAGTTCGACGTTGCCGGAACCGTGAAAGTTGGCCGGTTTGTGGCGGCAAATGCCAAACTCAGCCATGTGGATCTGTCTGTTGCAATCAAGAACGGTGTACTGGATCTGAATCAATTTGCGGCGGAGCTGTATGACGGCACGATTGCTGCTAAAGCCCGTCTGGATGCGACGGGTAAGCTGCCGGTTTATCAGGTCACTAAAACTATCAAAGGGGTTCAGGTTCAGCCGCTCCTGAAGGATGTTGCGGATAACGATATTCTGGCGGGTACAGGAAATATTGAAGTCGAAGTGAAAGGCAAAGGCCTGGCGGAATCTCGTCTGAAGAAAAACCTCGACGGTACTGTTGCCATCAACTTTGCGGATGGTGCAGTGAACGGCATTAATATTCCGAAGATGATTCGTGATGCCAAAGCGAAGTTAAAAGGCAAGTCTGATTCTGCAGGTGATGAAGCGAAGAAAACCGACTTCTCTGCGATGACGGCGACTTTCGTCCTGAAAGACGGGAAAGCTTCCACCAACAATATGTATCTGGCTTCGCCGCTGTTGCGTGTGGATGGCCGCGGAAATACTGATCTGATCGAACAGACGTTGGATTTCCAGATTGATACCTCACTGGTTGCCACCAGCAAAGGACAGGGCGGTAAATCGGTTGATGAGGTGGCAGATATTACCGTCCCGCTGGATATTACCGGAACCTGGCTTGCACCCGACTATAAGGTGAATTTCAAGGAACTGGTGAAGCGGAACAGTGAGCTGGATAAGCGCGCGAAAGAGCTGGAAGCCAAAGCGAAGAAAGAAGCAGACCGGCTGGAAGAAAAAGCCAATAAGGAAGTTCAGCGGGGTCTGGATAAACTGCTGGGCGATAAATCCAAAGATGACAAAGTCCAGAAAGCCGCAGATAAATTGCTAAAAGGTTTGTTTAACTAA
- the dcd gene encoding dCTP deaminase: MRLCDKDIKTYLDEGKISIEPRPSNDVISGLTVDVTLGNKFRIFNDHGAPYIDLSGKKEDVAAQMDKVMSDEIVVENGDAFFLHPGQLALAVTHESVTLPDNIVGWLDGRSSLARLGLMVHVTAHRIDPGWEGRIVLEFYNSGRLPLALRPHMPIGALSFEILSGSAEKPYNKRANAKYKNQQGAVASRISEDEKKHG; encoded by the coding sequence ATGAGACTCTGTGACAAGGACATTAAGACTTATCTTGATGAAGGTAAAATCAGTATTGAGCCACGCCCGTCAAACGATGTGATCAGTGGCCTGACCGTGGATGTGACACTTGGCAACAAGTTCCGTATTTTCAATGACCACGGCGCACCTTATATCGACCTGTCCGGGAAGAAAGAAGATGTTGCGGCTCAGATGGACAAAGTGATGAGCGATGAGATTGTCGTGGAAAACGGCGATGCTTTTTTTCTGCATCCGGGACAGCTGGCGCTGGCCGTGACGCATGAATCCGTCACATTGCCGGACAATATTGTCGGCTGGCTGGATGGCCGTTCTTCGCTGGCGCGACTGGGTCTGATGGTGCACGTGACTGCACACCGGATTGATCCGGGCTGGGAAGGCCGAATCGTGCTGGAATTTTATAACAGTGGCCGTCTGCCGCTGGCGCTGCGCCCGCACATGCCGATTGGTGCCCTGAGTTTTGAGATACTGTCGGGCTCGGCAGAAAAGCCTTATAACAAAAGGGCCAACGCCAAGTACAAGAATCAGCAGGGTGCGGTGGCCAGCCGGATCAGTGAAGACGAGAAAAAACACGGCTGA
- a CDS encoding metal-dependent hydrolase, with amino-acid sequence MDSVTQAALGAAVAGMIAGRKASPKVLVAGAMLGTIPDLDVLIDYGDPVSDMVKHRGFSHSLFVLFPFSFLLTLCWQRWRPTQFGFGHLWCLVAACLITHPLLDAFTAYGTQLFWPMPVSVAISSIFIIDPLYTLPLLLTLLAALIWRERIASLCRAGIILSGIYLAWSVAALHLIEHKVEKQLAGTALEGQPVLVTPTPFNTVLWRIVVLDNEQYWEGLSSLLDGSHDVAFIVKPRGHWPEDVAKPTTLQALETFTDRFVRYETQDEQLIATDLRLGMVDYLPFRFVFASKDEHQDWQLQRPVQLESPSVRMKHLPSLWLRLLGSQDINADLCHVSETCQATAARPLSG; translated from the coding sequence GTGGATTCAGTCACTCAAGCCGCTTTGGGCGCTGCGGTTGCCGGCATGATTGCCGGACGGAAAGCATCGCCGAAAGTGCTGGTGGCCGGCGCGATGCTCGGCACCATTCCGGATTTAGATGTTCTGATTGATTACGGTGATCCTGTTTCAGACATGGTAAAACACCGGGGCTTCAGTCATTCATTGTTTGTACTTTTTCCGTTTTCTTTTCTGCTGACGCTCTGCTGGCAGCGGTGGCGGCCAACACAGTTTGGTTTTGGCCATCTGTGGTGTCTGGTGGCAGCCTGTTTGATCACGCATCCGTTACTCGATGCTTTTACGGCCTACGGAACCCAATTGTTCTGGCCTATGCCTGTCAGTGTGGCGATCTCCAGTATTTTTATCATTGACCCGCTCTATACGCTGCCCTTACTACTGACGTTGCTGGCGGCGCTGATCTGGCGTGAACGGATAGCCAGCCTTTGCCGGGCGGGGATCATTCTGTCCGGGATTTATCTGGCCTGGTCGGTCGCGGCGCTTCATCTGATTGAGCACAAGGTCGAGAAACAGCTTGCCGGGACGGCACTGGAGGGACAGCCGGTATTGGTGACTCCCACGCCATTCAATACGGTGTTGTGGCGTATCGTTGTGCTGGATAACGAACAGTACTGGGAAGGGCTGTCTTCTTTACTGGATGGCAGCCACGACGTGGCTTTTATCGTCAAACCCCGCGGTCACTGGCCGGAAGACGTTGCAAAACCGACAACCTTACAGGCGCTGGAAACCTTTACGGATCGTTTTGTGCGCTATGAAACGCAGGACGAGCAGTTGATTGCCACAGATCTGCGTCTGGGCATGGTCGACTATCTGCCTTTTCGCTTTGTTTTTGCCAGCAAAGATGAGCACCAGGACTGGCAGTTGCAACGTCCGGTTCAGCTGGAGAGCCCGTCCGTTCGAATGAAGCATCTGCCATCGCTCTGGCTGAGGCTGCTGGGAAGTCAGGATATCAATGCCGATCTCTGCCATGTTTCAGAGACCTGCCAGGCCACAGCAGCCCGTCCGTTATCCGGGTAA
- a CDS encoding low molecular weight protein-tyrosine-phosphatase translates to MPSVLVVCMGNICRSPTGEAVLRARAQAASMAIEIDSAGTIGYHQGNPPDNRARAAGEARGYSFKGMRARQVIAEDFERFDLILAADRQNLSDLMAICPDEHLSKLALFLDYADVAEDEVPDPYYGGDQGFEYVLDLVELAAEGVLASLKNR, encoded by the coding sequence ATGCCTTCTGTGTTAGTTGTTTGTATGGGCAACATTTGTCGTTCGCCCACCGGTGAGGCGGTGCTGAGAGCCCGGGCACAGGCGGCGAGTATGGCAATCGAAATTGATTCGGCAGGCACGATTGGTTATCACCAGGGAAACCCGCCGGACAACCGTGCCCGTGCTGCGGGAGAGGCGAGGGGATACAGTTTCAAAGGCATGCGCGCCCGGCAGGTGATAGCGGAGGATTTTGAACGGTTTGACCTGATCCTGGCGGCGGACCGGCAAAATCTGTCGGATCTGATGGCGATATGCCCTGATGAACATCTGTCGAAACTGGCCTTGTTTCTGGATTATGCCGATGTTGCGGAAGATGAGGTGCCAGACCCTTATTATGGCGGCGATCAGGGTTTCGAATATGTGCTGGATCTGGTCGAGCTGGCTGCAGAGGGTGTGCTGGCGAGTCTGAAAAACCGATGA
- a CDS encoding NADPH-dependent FMN reductase, translating into MLKLLIIFGSTRPKRGGLPVAHWVLEEARQAGTFDVMFADLKTVNLPLLDEPEHPAQQKYTKDHTQAWSQTVSAADAVVFVTPEYDYFPPAALVNAIQFLAKEWAGKPIGIVSYGGVSGGLRSTQALRLLLSAVNNMTLSGSVPIAFYQQYIKEDGVLEANEPMKKGLHGLLTELHRMAVLVRQNQ; encoded by the coding sequence ATGCTTAAGTTATTGATCATTTTCGGAAGCACCCGTCCCAAGCGGGGTGGCCTGCCCGTCGCACACTGGGTATTGGAGGAAGCCAGGCAAGCGGGCACCTTTGACGTGATGTTCGCGGATCTGAAAACCGTGAATCTGCCATTGCTCGATGAACCTGAGCACCCGGCTCAGCAGAAATACACCAAAGATCACACCCAAGCCTGGAGCCAGACAGTCAGTGCCGCAGATGCGGTTGTCTTTGTCACCCCGGAGTACGATTATTTCCCGCCGGCCGCTCTGGTCAATGCCATTCAGTTTCTGGCAAAAGAATGGGCCGGAAAGCCGATTGGGATTGTCAGTTACGGCGGGGTCTCAGGCGGACTGCGTTCTACACAGGCTCTGCGGCTGCTACTGTCCGCAGTCAATAACATGACGCTGTCCGGATCCGTTCCGATTGCTTTTTATCAGCAATACATCAAAGAAGATGGCGTTCTGGAAGCCAATGAACCGATGAAAAAAGGACTACATGGTCTGCTCACAGAATTACATCGTATGGCTGTGCTGGTCCGTCAGAATCAATAG
- the udk gene encoding uridine kinase yields MSEHSHQCVIIGIAGASASGKSLIARTVYNELKEKVGDQQIGVITEDCYYNDQSHLSMDERVKTNYDHPNALDHDLLCEHLETLIRGDAVEVPQYSYSEHTRTQETTTLTPKKVIILEGILLLTDPRLRDLMHATVFMDTPLDICLLRRLQRDVAERGRTMESVLQQYQKTVRPMFMQFIEPSKQYADIIVPRGGKNRIAIDVLKAHIARLLKA; encoded by the coding sequence ATGTCTGAACATTCACACCAGTGCGTTATTATCGGGATTGCAGGCGCGTCTGCATCCGGTAAAAGTTTGATCGCCAGAACCGTTTACAATGAGTTGAAAGAAAAAGTAGGCGATCAACAGATCGGTGTTATTACGGAAGATTGTTACTACAACGATCAAAGTCACCTGAGCATGGATGAGCGGGTCAAAACCAACTATGACCATCCGAATGCGCTGGACCATGATTTGCTGTGTGAGCATCTGGAAACCCTGATTCGCGGTGATGCAGTTGAAGTTCCTCAGTACAGTTACAGTGAACACACGCGTACGCAGGAAACCACCACGCTGACACCGAAGAAAGTGATCATTCTGGAAGGGATTCTGCTGCTGACGGATCCGCGTCTGCGTGATCTGATGCATGCAACCGTCTTTATGGATACGCCGCTGGATATCTGTCTGCTGCGCCGTTTGCAGCGTGATGTGGCTGAGCGCGGCCGGACCATGGAATCAGTTCTGCAGCAGTACCAGAAAACGGTTCGCCCAATGTTCATGCAGTTCATTGAACCCTCAAAGCAATATGCGGATATTATCGTTCCGCGTGGCGGTAAAAACCGGATTGCAATCGATGTGCTGAAAGCACACATTGCCCGCTTGCTGAAAGCGTAA